One genomic region from Candidatus Amarolinea dominans encodes:
- a CDS encoding c-type cytochrome yields the protein MKHVRSRIKEELFALGVVLVVLVAFPAGIFGYQAWRTASAGVKIVEIVARAPEQGGFSPDRLSLRVGETVRLRISSPDVVHGLTIPGLGVNVNDIYPGKVVEVDVTPDKPGRYAFACTRWCSVDHWRMRGVIEVTGGSPPVIATTEPPLFQQLGIDLDAMPHEAHATPNATPSISVGAALNVALPQDLTDPATRRTLAPAGAFDNLRADPANAALSDADVWNLVAWAWMKDVSPTALARAATLYARDCAACHGPDGKGKGPAGLNLPGMQKMDPAMPSGPADFTDPAHMLAASDVLLQGKLLRGGMGTGMPEFGSLYTDEEQWAMIAYLRTFLFAK from the coding sequence ATGAAACACGTCCGATCACGAATCAAGGAGGAGTTGTTCGCCCTGGGGGTCGTCCTGGTCGTGCTGGTGGCCTTCCCGGCCGGCATCTTTGGCTACCAGGCGTGGCGGACGGCCTCGGCTGGCGTCAAGATTGTGGAGATCGTGGCCCGCGCGCCGGAGCAGGGCGGGTTCAGCCCGGACCGGTTGAGCCTCCGGGTAGGTGAGACTGTCAGGCTGCGCATCAGCTCGCCGGACGTGGTGCATGGGTTGACCATCCCTGGCCTGGGCGTCAATGTCAATGATATCTACCCCGGCAAGGTGGTTGAGGTGGACGTGACGCCGGACAAGCCGGGGCGTTATGCCTTCGCCTGCACCCGCTGGTGCAGTGTGGATCACTGGCGCATGCGCGGGGTCATCGAGGTCACGGGAGGTTCGCCGCCGGTGATAGCGACCACAGAGCCGCCCCTGTTCCAGCAGCTCGGCATTGACCTTGACGCCATGCCGCACGAGGCGCATGCCACGCCCAACGCCACACCCTCAATCAGTGTGGGCGCGGCGCTGAATGTGGCGCTGCCGCAGGATCTGACCGACCCGGCCACACGCCGTACGCTTGCGCCCGCCGGCGCGTTCGATAACCTGCGGGCCGATCCCGCCAACGCCGCGCTGAGCGATGCCGATGTTTGGAACCTGGTGGCGTGGGCGTGGATGAAGGATGTTTCGCCCACCGCGCTCGCGCGCGCCGCGACGCTCTACGCCCGCGATTGCGCGGCCTGCCACGGCCCGGATGGCAAGGGGAAAGGCCCGGCCGGCCTCAATCTGCCGGGCATGCAGAAAATGGACCCCGCCATGCCGTCAGGGCCGGCCGACTTCACCGACCCTGCGCACATGCTGGCGGCCAGCGATGTGCTGCTCCAGGGTAAGCTGCTGCGCGGGGGCATGGGCACCGGCATGCCGGAGTTCGGCTCGCTGTATACGGACGAAGAACAGTGGGCGATGATCGCTTATCTCCGAACGTTTCTGTTCGCGAAATAA
- a CDS encoding 4Fe-4S binding protein encodes MRYAISDVPIIKRMLRSRWLQWSLTALTLLFFVLAIIAGLVGTPAGNRNFGIVFVWIVWWALLILLLLPFAGRLWCGVCPIPAPGEWLQRRALVQPRPGGKLYTLGKQWPRALRNIWLQNVGFLGVALFSTVILTTPLATALVLLGFMIVAIGTSLVFERRTFCRYLCPVGGFIGLYSQIAPIELRVKDTAICAGHTEKTCYTGSDEGYGCPWLVFPGGLTNNMSCGLCTECLKTCTRDNIALFVRQPGADLLKTTGHKLDEAYKGLIMLACAFIYSTVLIGPWGVLKETARAVGTPGWFAYAGIFLALNLAILPGLFWLAVRGGQWISQPAQTTMRKLFSDYAATLVPLGLTAWIAFSLSFVLVNFSYAWSVLSDPLGWGWNLLGTVGLKWTPYIPGLIPYLQVPVLLIGLTAAIALALRTARQHGQTPWAAAPVTVFCTAATLGLLGLYLA; translated from the coding sequence ATGCGCTACGCCATTTCGGACGTCCCCATCATCAAGCGTATGCTTCGCTCGCGCTGGCTGCAGTGGAGTCTGACTGCGCTCACGCTGCTCTTCTTCGTGCTGGCCATCATCGCGGGGCTGGTCGGCACGCCGGCCGGCAACCGCAACTTCGGCATCGTCTTCGTCTGGATCGTCTGGTGGGCGCTGTTGATCCTCCTGTTACTGCCGTTCGCGGGCCGGCTGTGGTGCGGCGTCTGCCCCATCCCCGCGCCGGGCGAATGGCTGCAGCGGCGCGCACTGGTGCAGCCGCGGCCGGGGGGTAAGCTTTACACCCTCGGCAAGCAGTGGCCGCGAGCCTTGCGCAACATCTGGCTGCAAAACGTGGGCTTCCTGGGCGTCGCGCTCTTCTCCACTGTCATCCTGACGACGCCTCTGGCCACCGCGCTGGTGCTGCTTGGTTTCATGATCGTCGCCATCGGCACCAGCCTGGTCTTCGAACGGCGCACTTTCTGCCGCTACCTCTGCCCGGTCGGCGGTTTCATCGGGCTTTACAGCCAGATCGCACCAATCGAACTGCGGGTGAAGGACACCGCGATCTGCGCCGGCCACACCGAAAAGACCTGCTATACCGGCAGCGATGAAGGCTATGGCTGCCCCTGGCTGGTCTTCCCCGGCGGCCTGACGAACAATATGTCCTGCGGGCTATGCACCGAATGCCTGAAGACCTGCACGCGCGACAACATCGCTCTCTTCGTGCGCCAACCAGGCGCCGACCTCCTCAAGACCACCGGCCACAAGCTCGATGAGGCCTACAAGGGTCTGATCATGCTGGCCTGCGCCTTCATCTACTCCACGGTGCTGATCGGGCCATGGGGCGTGCTGAAAGAGACCGCGCGGGCGGTGGGCACGCCGGGCTGGTTCGCCTACGCCGGCATCTTCCTGGCGCTGAACCTGGCGATCCTGCCCGGTTTGTTCTGGCTGGCCGTGCGCGGTGGGCAGTGGATCAGCCAACCCGCGCAGACGACCATGCGCAAGCTCTTCTCCGATTACGCGGCCACCCTGGTGCCATTGGGGCTGACCGCCTGGATTGCGTTCTCGCTGTCGTTCGTCCTGGTGAACTTCTCGTATGCCTGGTCGGTGCTGTCCGATCCGCTGGGCTGGGGGTGGAACCTGCTGGGCACGGTGGGCCTGAAATGGACGCCCTACATCCCAGGTCTCATACCCTACCTGCAAGTGCCGGTGCTGCTGATCGGCCTCACCGCGGCGATCGCGCTCGCGCTGCGCACGGCCCGCCAACACGGCCAAACGCCGTGGGCCGCAGCGCCCGTGACGGTCTTCTGTACCGCTGCGACGCTGGGGCTCTTGGGCTTGTACCTGGCCTGA
- a CDS encoding glycine--tRNA ligase subunit beta: MSANQFAFQDVIMRLQHFWAEQGCLIWQPYSEKVGAGTMNPATVLRVLGPEPWNVAYAEPSYRADDGRYGENPNRMQMHTQFQVILKPDPGNPQELYLQSLEAIGIERRKHDIRFVEDNWASPALGAWGLGWEVWLDGLEITQFTYFQQAGGVPLDPISVEITYGLERIVMFLQDVREVWKIDWDGRRTYGDVLLQPEIEHCQYNFDVADVDNLRQMYNLFEAEAKNALRHHLVIPAHDNVLRCSNTFNILDARGAVGVTERASYFARMRDLARQVSDEYRQQRQRLEYPWLAESSTAAAAAVSAGQAAESPAPAGTAQDLLFEIGVEELPVDDVVLGSAQLETLARQRLSEARLSFTALTTTGAPRRLVLQVQGLAPRQADDEQVVKGPPLKAAFDAQGQPTKAAEGFARKYGLAVADLVRRSDASGEYLYAVQTIPGRPAPQVLRDLLPALVSSLSFGKPMRWNSNGVAFTRPIRWFVALFGGQVIPFTYGNASSGRTSRGLRPDNSPAIDIAQAADYDQAMAGAGVVVERTQRRALITQQLAELAATVGGEIPHDAALLDEVTDLVEAPCALLGSFDPAYLSLPREVLITVMKKHQRYFPVMRAGSEQMLPYFITVANGAPRDPDVVRHGNEGVIRARYADAAYFVREDRKKPLAAYNPRLATMTFQEKLGSMLDKAQRLEGMTPVLAERLGLSADETATAVRAAQLSKADLGTQMVTEMTSLQGIMGREYARESGESEAVATAIFEAYLPRFAGDRLPRAKPGLVVGLADRLDSLLGLFSVGLAPTGSADPFGLRRAALGIVANLIEHQAFFSVRGGLALTAQQLPAPVSAQAGEDAAVFVARRLEQMLKDQGLRFDLVDAVLAVRADDPYRTFRTVTALQDALRTPAWPAALTAYARCKRIVRPLTERYPLAPDALTADVSRQLYESYLVAQAQISPDSDADVLVNALIGLTAPINRFFEQVMVMADDPAQRRANLGLLQSIAALADGIVDLSKVQGF, encoded by the coding sequence ATGAGCGCAAATCAATTCGCCTTTCAAGATGTTATCATGCGCCTGCAGCACTTCTGGGCCGAGCAGGGCTGCCTGATCTGGCAGCCCTACAGCGAAAAGGTGGGCGCGGGCACGATGAACCCGGCCACCGTGCTGCGCGTGCTGGGGCCAGAACCGTGGAACGTGGCGTATGCCGAGCCGTCCTACCGTGCGGACGATGGGCGCTACGGCGAAAACCCCAACCGCATGCAGATGCACACCCAATTCCAGGTCATCCTCAAGCCTGATCCGGGCAATCCGCAGGAACTTTACCTGCAAAGCCTGGAAGCCATCGGCATCGAACGCCGTAAGCACGACATCCGTTTCGTCGAAGACAACTGGGCCAGCCCCGCGCTGGGCGCATGGGGCCTGGGCTGGGAAGTCTGGCTGGACGGGCTGGAGATCACGCAGTTCACCTACTTCCAGCAGGCCGGCGGCGTGCCGCTCGATCCCATCAGCGTGGAGATCACCTACGGCCTGGAGCGCATCGTCATGTTCCTGCAAGATGTGCGCGAGGTGTGGAAGATTGACTGGGACGGCCGCCGCACCTACGGCGATGTGCTCCTGCAACCGGAGATCGAGCACTGCCAGTACAACTTCGACGTGGCTGATGTGGACAACCTGCGCCAGATGTACAACCTGTTCGAGGCCGAAGCCAAGAACGCCCTGCGCCATCACCTGGTGATCCCTGCACACGACAACGTGCTGCGCTGCTCCAATACCTTCAACATCCTCGATGCCCGCGGGGCTGTCGGTGTGACCGAGCGCGCCAGCTACTTCGCCCGCATGCGCGACCTCGCGCGGCAGGTTTCAGACGAATACCGGCAGCAGCGCCAGCGCCTGGAGTATCCGTGGCTGGCCGAAAGCAGCACAGCCGCCGCCGCTGCCGTCTCCGCCGGTCAGGCCGCTGAATCCCCGGCCCCGGCGGGGACCGCGCAAGACCTGCTCTTCGAGATCGGCGTGGAAGAGCTGCCCGTGGATGATGTGGTCTTGGGCAGCGCTCAGTTAGAAACGCTGGCCCGCCAGCGCCTGAGCGAGGCTCGCCTGAGCTTTACTGCGCTGACGACCACAGGCGCGCCGCGGCGCCTGGTACTGCAGGTACAAGGGCTGGCCCCGCGGCAGGCCGACGACGAACAGGTGGTCAAGGGGCCGCCGCTCAAAGCCGCGTTCGATGCGCAGGGCCAACCGACTAAGGCTGCGGAGGGCTTTGCACGCAAGTACGGCCTGGCCGTGGCCGACTTGGTGCGCCGCAGCGATGCCAGCGGCGAATACCTGTACGCGGTACAGACCATTCCTGGCCGGCCGGCGCCGCAGGTGCTGCGAGACCTGCTGCCGGCCCTGGTGTCCAGCCTGAGCTTTGGCAAGCCCATGCGCTGGAACTCCAACGGCGTCGCCTTCACGCGGCCCATCCGCTGGTTCGTGGCCCTGTTCGGCGGCCAGGTCATTCCCTTCACCTACGGCAACGCCAGCAGCGGCCGCACCAGCCGCGGCCTGCGGCCGGACAACTCGCCGGCCATTGACATCGCGCAGGCGGCCGACTATGACCAGGCCATGGCCGGCGCGGGCGTAGTGGTCGAACGGACGCAGCGCCGCGCCCTGATCACGCAGCAACTGGCCGAGCTGGCCGCGACGGTGGGCGGCGAAATTCCGCACGATGCCGCGCTGCTCGATGAAGTGACCGACCTGGTGGAGGCGCCGTGCGCGCTGCTCGGCTCCTTCGACCCGGCCTATTTGAGCCTGCCGCGCGAGGTGCTCATCACCGTCATGAAGAAGCACCAGCGCTACTTCCCGGTCATGCGGGCAGGATCGGAGCAGATGCTGCCCTATTTCATCACCGTGGCCAACGGCGCGCCCCGCGATCCAGACGTGGTGCGGCATGGCAACGAAGGGGTGATCCGGGCGCGCTACGCGGACGCAGCCTACTTCGTGCGTGAGGACCGCAAAAAGCCGCTGGCGGCCTACAATCCCCGCCTGGCGACCATGACCTTCCAGGAAAAGCTCGGCTCCATGCTCGACAAGGCGCAGCGCCTGGAAGGGATGACACCGGTCCTGGCTGAACGCCTGGGCCTGAGCGCAGATGAGACCGCGACCGCCGTGCGCGCCGCGCAGCTCAGCAAGGCCGACCTGGGTACCCAGATGGTGACTGAGATGACCTCGCTGCAAGGCATCATGGGCCGCGAGTATGCGCGTGAGAGTGGAGAATCAGAGGCAGTGGCAACGGCCATCTTCGAGGCCTATCTGCCGCGCTTTGCCGGCGACCGTCTGCCCCGCGCCAAACCGGGCCTGGTCGTCGGCCTGGCGGACCGGCTGGACAGTCTGCTCGGCCTTTTCAGCGTGGGCCTGGCGCCTACCGGTTCGGCCGATCCGTTCGGGCTGCGCCGCGCGGCCCTGGGCATCGTCGCCAATCTGATCGAACACCAGGCCTTCTTCTCGGTGCGTGGCGGCCTGGCGCTAACCGCGCAGCAATTGCCGGCGCCGGTCTCGGCGCAGGCCGGTGAGGATGCCGCCGTCTTCGTGGCGCGGCGCCTGGAGCAGATGCTCAAGGATCAGGGTTTGCGCTTCGATCTGGTGGATGCCGTCCTGGCCGTGCGGGCCGATGATCCGTACCGGACCTTCCGCACGGTGACGGCGCTGCAAGACGCGCTTCGGACCCCGGCCTGGCCGGCCGCGCTGACCGCGTACGCGCGCTGTAAACGCATCGTGCGCCCGCTGACGGAGCGCTACCCGCTGGCGCCGGACGCATTGACCGCGGATGTCAGCCGGCAGCTCTATGAGAGCTACCTGGTGGCGCAGGCGCAGATTTCGCCGGACAGCGATGCGGACGTGCTGGTCAACGCGCTGATCGGCCTGACGGCGCCCATCAACCGCTTCTTCGAGCAGGTGATGGTCATGGCCGACGACCCTGCGCAGCGCCGCGCCAACCTGGGTCTGCTGCAGTCCATCGCCGCGCTGGCGGATGGGATTGTGGATTTGAGCAAGGTGCAGGGGTTTTAA
- a CDS encoding ferritin, with the protein MLSKTMQDAINQQVNKELYSSYVYLSMAAYFENQNLPGAAQWMRKQSAEETEHGMKFFEFLIERGGAVLLQAIAQPPTAFGSPLLAFEEVLAHEQKVTKSIHDLYALAVKEADYPTQVLLHWFINEQVEEEKNATGVVEQLKMVGDSPAALFMIDRQLAARN; encoded by the coding sequence ATGTTAAGCAAAACGATGCAGGACGCCATCAATCAGCAGGTCAACAAAGAGCTGTACTCGTCCTACGTGTACCTGTCCATGGCAGCCTATTTCGAGAACCAGAATCTGCCGGGCGCGGCCCAATGGATGCGCAAGCAGAGCGCGGAAGAGACCGAGCACGGGATGAAGTTCTTCGAGTTCTTGATCGAGCGCGGCGGGGCCGTGCTGCTGCAGGCGATTGCGCAGCCGCCCACCGCCTTTGGCTCGCCGCTGCTGGCGTTCGAGGAAGTCCTGGCCCACGAGCAGAAGGTGACGAAGTCCATCCATGACCTGTATGCCCTGGCTGTGAAAGAGGCTGACTATCCGACGCAGGTCTTGTTACACTGGTTCATCAACGAGCAGGTTGAAGAAGAGAAGAATGCCACCGGCGTTGTGGAGCAACTGAAGATGGTTGGCGATTCACCGGCCGCCCTCTTCATGATTGACCGCCAACTGGCCGCGCGCAACTAA
- a CDS encoding rhodanese-like domain-containing protein has translation MKKHSVFLLSLLAAVILGACASAPPAPQSVAPEAASSGALTRINVDQLAQMLADTKDFTLVNVHVPFEGDLPETDLSIPFDQIDQHLAELPGRDDKIVLYCRSGRMSDIAARRLVELGYTNVYDVTGGMVAWEAGGRSLVRP, from the coding sequence ATGAAAAAGCACTCTGTCTTTCTTCTATCGTTGCTGGCAGCCGTGATCCTGGGCGCCTGCGCCTCGGCGCCTCCGGCGCCGCAGTCTGTGGCGCCGGAGGCTGCATCGTCTGGCGCTCTCACCCGCATCAACGTAGATCAATTGGCCCAAATGCTGGCGGATACGAAGGACTTCACCCTGGTGAACGTCCATGTTCCGTTCGAGGGTGATCTGCCGGAAACCGACCTTTCGATTCCGTTCGATCAGATTGATCAACACCTGGCGGAGCTGCCCGGCCGGGATGACAAAATTGTTCTCTACTGCCGCAGCGGCCGCATGAGCGATATTGCCGCGCGGCGCCTGGTTGAACTGGGGTACACAAACGTCTACGACGTAACTGGCGGCATGGTCGCATGGGAGGCCGGCGGCCGTTCCCTGGTTCGACCCTGA
- a CDS encoding cupredoxin domain-containing protein: MADSRGRAVGLPSVPRTRWWAAGVTMSLVLLTLLAPLPVIGAAPQERHITISARSFAFEPGTVRVNRGDTLIINLESTDVVHGLYVDGYGLATQAEPGRPGQLTFVADRSGAFRFRCNVACGNLHPFMIGKLVVGPNLTWLRAIAATLITAVGAMTAFWKR; this comes from the coding sequence ATGGCAGATAGCAGAGGCCGCGCGGTGGGCTTGCCGAGCGTCCCCAGGACGCGCTGGTGGGCGGCTGGAGTCACCATGTCGCTCGTGTTGTTGACTTTACTGGCGCCTCTGCCGGTGATAGGCGCGGCGCCGCAGGAGCGCCACATCACGATCTCGGCTCGTAGTTTTGCGTTCGAACCGGGGACGGTGCGGGTGAACCGAGGCGATACGCTGATCATCAACCTGGAGTCCACCGACGTGGTGCATGGATTGTATGTGGATGGCTATGGTCTCGCGACCCAGGCCGAGCCAGGCCGGCCAGGTCAGCTCACCTTTGTCGCCGACCGCAGCGGGGCCTTCCGTTTTCGCTGCAATGTGGCGTGCGGCAACCTGCACCCATTCATGATCGGCAAGCTGGTGGTCGGCCCGAACCTGACCTGGCTGCGAGCGATCGCAGCCACGCTGATCACGGCGGTCGGCGCGATGACCGCCTTCTGGAAACGCTGA